One genomic region from Plasmodium chabaudi chabaudi strain AS genome assembly, chromosome: 7 encodes:
- a CDS encoding serine/threonine protein kinase, putative encodes MDYLDNKKGVKIVNNNNETPKISEKLYKKNYVKNKKSDEVKIGSELSSHNDILQLPSILNNQIKIIKTNESCFKDYIVLNNLGKGTYAEVWKVKHKVTNEIFAAKLLQPNQFPKESFNRIVEMFTKEIINLSICQCPGVIKLHKVIGGKEGWILIQDYANDGTLWKENLSSNMSEAFLYFIQLLQGMWYIQDMNIVHRDLKPTNILRYSNKKIVIADFGWSEHIDSCNLHPNEWPGTLEINPPEVLRNTGPMTEKIDNYALGMNMILFISGRFVCRQKGVECSKVAQIILKTVHNLRYSKPPSRFRENLKAWDLFVKLTSSNPNERLSLQNVLDHPWVTEMLNNFSLQNSKFLWHEKIKTRWIYLLSNNWNFFKNISSISNSKINKVNETKKDTNECVVKSLSTSKTTVITDIDTHKSGNDKKNASTITSENTTSSGKEKYSNSALKKDYEILYYIMKNNFKNKVNCCSVKRTDSIASKNAENKSEKKKKNATKKDENNKQTYDSSEDENEDEDTTATHEEIKKKKKETLTKNHNAENSNENLLKKKKPEQGVKSTNSSIYIDEEIDDLSKDNDSISSTGKTATTTTTITANTNNNCVRRKKKTEEDTYVNTTQGNNSITNEEQKGEEYNNILQKKKTYKYDKIVLNNEVKQRDYKNIFQLKSETKKGNPKMNEQDENEKKITKDMNNVKYNYCSSNEKINFLTSKSKIHDLKNNDNIIKNNSAALNYNNKISNTTSHVNKNARSENTSTNKIYSDNYPNFNDTKIPELFNADKKNKTENETNKIKENTSNNFNCTFQKFKESKNTNFPKYFINEEVLEKINKISKINKLNNATKVSKINKGNKFIDESNDLTSDQEILINNTHAHKASNLDNIQKINKLKQKKDIFTKYCVKQVDLQNQSHKEDNENDQPHVKLCTNNYTHSGKTIKYI; translated from the coding sequence atggattatttagataataaaaaaggtgttaaaatagtaaataataacaatgaaACTCCAAAAATATCGGAAAagctttataaaaaaaattatgtaaagaataaaaaaagtgatGAAGTTAAAATTGGGTCTGAATTATCATCACATAATGACATATTACAATTACCtagtatattaaataatcagataaaaataataaaaacaaatgaaagCTGTTTTAAAgattatattgttttaaataatttaggAAAAGGGACATATGCAGAAGTATGGAAAGTTAAACATAAAGtaacaaatgaaatatttgcAGCTAAATTATTACAACCAAATCAATTTCCTAAAGAGTCATTCAATAGAATTGTAGAAATGTTTActaaagaaataattaatttatctaTATGTCAATGTCCTGGTGTTATTAAATTACATAAAGTTATAGGAGGTAAAGAAGGATGGATACTTATACAAGATTATGCTAATGATGGTACACTATGGAAAGAAAATCTATCAAGCAATATGAGCGaagcatttttatattttattcaattGCTACAAGGTATGTGGTATATACAAGATATGAATATTGTACATAGAGATTTAAAACCAACTAACATTTTAAGatatagtaataaaaaaattgtaatagCTGATTTTGGATGGTCCGAACATATTGATTCATGTAATTTACATCCAAATGAATGGCCAGGAACATTAGAAATAAATCCTCCTGAAGTTTTAAGAAATACTGGTCCTATGACagaaaaaattgataattATGCACTTGGAATGAAtatgattttatttatatctggTAGATTTGTTTGTAGGCAAAAAGGAGTAGAATGCTCTAAGGTCGCTCAaatcattttaaaaacagtCCATAATTTACGATATTCTAAACCACCTAGCAGATTTCgagaaaatttaaaagcatgggatttatttgttaaattAACATCATCAAACCCCAATGAAAGATTAAGCTTACAAAATGTTTTAGATCACCCATGGGTTACTGAAATGctaaataattttagtTTGCAAAACTCCAAATTTTTATGgcatgaaaaaattaaaactcGATGGATTTATcttttatcaaataattggaatttttttaaaaacatctCATCGATTTCAAATagtaaaattaacaaagttaatgaaacaaaaaaagatacAAACGAATGTGTTGTTAAATCACTTTCTACATCTAAAACAACTGTTATTACAGATATAGATACACACAAAAGTggaaatgataaaaagaATGCAAGTACAATTACAAGTGAAAATACCACCAGTTcaggaaaagaaaaatattccaATTCTGCTCTCAAAAAGGATTATGAAATTTTGTATTACATAatgaaaaacaattttaagaATAAAGTTAACTGTTGTTCTGTAAAACGAACCGATTCTATTGCTAGTAAAAATGctgaaaataaatcagaaaaaaaaaaaaaaaatgctaccaaaaaagatgaaaataataagcaaACCTACGATTCTTCGGAAGATGAAAACGAAGATGAAGATACTACAGCAACTCACGAggagataaaaaaaaaaaaaaaagaaacactTACAAAGAATCATAATGCAGAAAATAGTAATGAAaacttattaaaaaagaaaaagccTGAACAAGGTGTAAAAAGTACAAATTCGTCTATCTACATAGATGAAGAAATTGACGATCTAAGTAAAGACAATGATAGTATAAGTAGCACCGGAAAAACTGCAACTACAACTACTACCATTACAGCTAATACGAATAATAACTGTGTTcgacgaaaaaaaaaaacggagGAAGATACATATGTCAATACAACTCAAGGAAATAATAGTATCACCAATGAAGAACAAAAAGGtgaagaatataataatattttacaaaaaaaaaaaacatacaaatatgataaaattgttttaaataatgaagttAAACAACgtgattataaaaatatatttcaattaaaaagtgaaacaaaaaaaggaaatccTAAAATGAATGAAcaagatgaaaatgaaaaaaaaattactaaAGACATgaataatgtaaaatataactaTTGTAGtagtaatgaaaaaataaattttttgacaagtaaaagtaaaattcatgatttaaaaaataatgataatataataaaaaacaattcaGCTGccttaaattataataataaaattagtaACACAACTAGccatgttaataaaaatgcaagAAGTGAAAATACATCtactaataaaatatattcagaTAATTATCcaaattttaatgataCAAAAATTCCAGAACTATTTAATgcagataaaaaaaataaaacagaaaatgaaactaacaaaataaaagagaATACTtccaataattttaattgcacttttcaaaaattcaaagaatccaaaaatacaaactttccaaaatattttataaatgaagaagtattagaaaaaattaataaaatcagtaaaattaataagCTAAATAATGCAACAAAGGttagtaaaataaataaaggaaataaatttatagatGAAAGTAATGACTTAACATCAGATCAAGAAATACTTATCAACAATACACATGCACATAAAGCTTCTAATTTagataatatacaaaagaTTAACAagttaaaacaaaaaaaagatatatttacaaaatattgtGTAAAACAGGTAGATTTACAAAATCAATCCCATAAAGAAGACAACGAAAATGATCAACCTCACGTCAAACTATGCACTAATAATTATACCCACTCAGgaaaaacaattaaatatatttaa
- a CDS encoding coatomer subunit gamma, putative, whose amino-acid sequence MLKQMIIKDKVQRNLLKDSRYEDEKFFVNPHDGDKANVLQETRVFSSYPLNIQKCLNILTKILYLINKNETSLTSQECTEIFFSITKLFQSNNERLRRMVYLVIKSLPVSEKEVFIVTSSLTKDMNSSNDCYRANAIRVLSQTIDSVLAAQIERYLKTAIVDKNPFVSSSALLCGLNLFINTSSDIVKRWINEVSECINSKHPMIQFHALTLLCSIKYNDKLALEKIISSYGKRSSNLTGSLANCLLIKYAAHLIYHTEIGGDILNANNNSVPYNNTTPNVNNTNNQTIHPTTKVCFDFLKLCLKSKDPVVLYEAVKSIVELATYDLEGRNSTTIFNVEILTDCLKVCKLFLLSTKTIEKFCIIRKVNKLSHYRPMIASKLNEDIEALLTDENKNICVLAFTTLLKTGNEQNIDELLNQINTYMNSDNNSSFKIQIIQEIKNLCFIYPNKSKVILNFLSNNLRDEESYKFKSTIIDTIILIITQIPNSEENAILQLCEFIEDCEYNSLLLRVIRFLLLHIPKTKKPSKYIRYIYNRLILESSTIRADGMYALFYIALKCQNNSKDILFLLKCLLVDSDDEVRDRTNLFYHMLKEKIQKLDEQVGNVTNGEEDQDGNAKQEEETKNKQDTLVNQIIFDNNYIDVEKIIAGISNHMQNDLEAEFDHEQIKDDILYTTELSREGLGSSQNVYLKKKSSYYEMQNNASNAPKFVEHLTDQAYIENVLPLVEKYNMGSLKLITKHTPLTETEAEYTVFVKKYIYLNYIVLGFTINNTLNDQILSDVNLQINTYEKKWNILEKTTIKNIYYNQPQNLYILLKKNVPFNISLDSNDPNLESNNNSQTQTDENDGFDVSQSFQCSLHFYVKENEMDDGYPDSYSINNMNIQITDFINACILRNSEFKLLWDNMSQYNSECTSKFSLNFENIQAAVTGLLNNLNMSPCDNTNIVEPNSNTHNMLLYAKFLNQTNVLCMVSLIISQQYGCLLKIISRSTNKHLSEYLIKSLE is encoded by the coding sequence ATGTTGAAACAAATGATCATAAAAGATAAAGTTCAGAGAAATTTGCTTAAAGATTCGAGGTATGAAgatgaaaaattttttgtaaaccCTCATGATGGAGATAAAGCAAATGTATTACAAGAAACTCGTGTATTTTCAAGCTATCCTTTAAACATccaaaaatgtttaaatatattaacaaaaatattatacctaattaataaaaatgaaacaagCTTAACATCTCAAGAATGTActgaaattttttttagcattacaaaattatttcaatCAAATAATGAACGATTAAGAAGGATGGTATATTTAGTTATTAAAAGCTTACCCGTTAGTGAAAAAGAAGTTTTTATAGTTACAAGTTCGTTGACAAAAGATATGAATTCTTCTAACGATTGTTATAGAGCTAATGCAATTCGAGTTTTAAGTCAAACTATTGATTCCGTATTAGCTGCACAAATAGAAagatatttaaaaacagCCATTGTTGATAAGAACCCATTTGTTTCTTCATCTGCTTTATTATGCGGTTTAAatctatttattaatacatCTAGTGATATTGTAAAAAGATGGATTAACGAAGTCAGTGAATGTATAAACAGTAAACATCCTATGATTCAATTCCATGCTTTAACATTACTATGttccataaaatataatgataaattagctttagaaaaaattataagttCATATGGTAAACGCTCATCAAATTTAACCGGTTCTTTAGCAAACTGCTTACTTATCAAATATGCAGCACATCTAATATACCATACAGAAATTGGCGGagatattttaaatgcaaataataattccgTTCCTTACAATAATACTACACCAAATGTTAACAACACAAATAATCAAACTATACATCCAACTACTAAGGTCTGTTTTGATTTTCTTAAGCTATGTTTAAAAAGTAAGGATCCAGTTGTTTTATATGAAGCAGTTAAATCGATTGTCGAATTAGCTACCTATGATTTAGAAGGCCGTAATAGTACTACCATTTTCAATGTTGAAATATTAACAGACTGTTTAAAAGTTTGTAAACTTTTCTTACTATCAACAAAAAcaattgaaaaattttgtataattagaaaggtaaataaattatcacATTATAGACCTATGATTGCTTCAAAGCTAAATGAAGATATAGAAGCATTATTAactgatgaaaataaaaatatttgtgtTTTAGCTTTTACAACTTTATTAAAAACAGGCAACGAACAGAATATTGATGAATTACTAAATCAAATTAATACTTACATGAATagtgataataatagttcatttaaaattcaaattatacaagaaataaaaaatttatgttttatatatccaaataaatcaaaagtAATTCTAAactttttatcaaataatttacgAGATGAAgaatcatataaatttaaatcaaCCATCATAGATACAATCATACTTATAATTACACAAATCCCAAATTCCGAAGAAAATGCTATTTTACAATTATGTGAGTTTATTGAAGATTGTGAATATAATTCTTTACTCTTAAGAGTTATacgatttttattattacatatacctaaaacaaaaaagccatcaaaatatattagatatatttataatagaTTAATATTAGAAAGTTCTACTATACGAGCTGATGGTATGTAtgctttattttacattGCTCTCAAGTGTCAAAATAATTCGAAAGATATTTTGTTCTTACTTAAGTGCTTATTAGTCGATAGTGATGATGAGGTAAGGGATAGAACCAATCTTTTTTATCACATGCTtaaggaaaaaatacaaaaactCGACGAGCAAGTTGGGAACGTAACAAATGGAGAGGAAGATCAAGATGGAAATGCAAAACAGGAAGAAGAAACGAAGAACAAACAAGACACCCTTGTAAACCAAATCATCTTCGACAACAACTACATAGatgtagaaaaaataattgccGGCATTTCAAATCATATGCAAAATGATTTAGAAGCAGAATTTGATCATGAACAGATTAAAGAtgacatattatatacaaccGAATTAAGTAGAGAAGGATTAGGATCATCAcaaaatgtttatttaaaaaaaaaatcatccTACTATGAGATGCAAAATAATGCATCTAATGCGCCAAAATTTGTTGAACATCTAACAGATCAAGcatatattgaaaatgtattaccacttgtagaaaaatataatatgggttcattaaaattaataacaaAACATACACCTTTGACAGAAACAGAAGCAGAATACACAGTTtttgtgaaaaaatatatttatttaaattatattgtcCTTGGATTTActattaataatacattaAACGATCAAATATTATCTGATGTTAATTTACAAATTAAtacatatgaaaaaaaatggaatatccttgaaaaaacaacaataaaaaatatatactataatCAAccacaaaatttatatattttattgaaaaaaaacgtaCCCTTCAATATTTCACTTGATTCGAATGATCCTAATTTAgaatcaaataataatagccAAACTCAAACGGATGAAAATGATGGATTTGACGTTAGTCAATCATTTCAATGCTccttacatttttatgttaaagaaaatgaaatggaTGATGGCTACCCAGATTCATACtctattaataatatgaacatCCAAATAACcgattttataaatgcatgtattttaagaaattccgaatttaaattattatgggATAACATGAGTCAATATAATTCTGAATGTACAAGTAAATTTAgtttaaattttgaaaacatACAAGCAGCTGTTACAggattattaaataatttaaatatgtcaCCTTGTGATAATACTAATATTGTAGAACCAAATTCAAATACACATaatatgttattatatgcCAAATTCTTAAATCAAACTAATGTTTTATGTATGGTATCATTAATTATTTCACAACAATATGGCTGtcttttgaaaattatttcaagATCTACAAATAAACATCTCTcagaatatttaataaaatcacTTGAATAA
- a CDS encoding ras-related protein Rab-6, putative, producing MDEFQNSGLNKYKLVFLGEQAVGKTSIITRFMYDTFDNNYQSTIGIDFLSKTLYLDEGPVRLQLWDTAGQERFRSLIPSYIRDSAAAIVVYDITNRQSFENTTKWIQDILNERGKDVIIVLVGNKTDLADLRKVTYEEGMQKAQEYNTMFHETSAKAGHNIKVLFKKIAAKLPNLENNNNNEANVVDIQLTNDMDNDKNMLNKCLC from the exons ATGGACGAATTTCAAA ATTCGGGACTAAATAAGTACAAGCTTGTTTTTTTGGGAGAA CAAGCGGTTGGCAAAACATCCATAATTACAAGGTTCATGTATGACACATTTGACAATAACTACCAA TCTACAATAGGTATCGATTTTTTGAGCAAAACATTATATCTTGATGAAGGACCAGTGCGACTTCAACTTTGGGACACAGCAGGCCAAGAAAGGTTTCGAAGTTTAATACCAAGTTATATTAGAGATTCGGCTGCTGCTATTGTTGTATATGATATCACGAATAGACAATCATTTGAAAATACAACAAAATGGATACaagatattttaaatgaaagaGGAAAAGATGTTATAATTGTTTTAGTTGGAAATAAAACAGATTTAGCAGATCTTAGAAAAGTTACATATGAAGAAGGCATGCAAAAAGCACAAGAATATAATACTATGTTTCATGAAACAAGCGCTAAAGCTGGTCATAACATAAaagtattatttaaaaaaattgcagCAAAATTGccaaatttagaaaataataataacaatgaaGCTAATGTTGTTGATATACAATTAACTAATGATATggataatgataaaaatatgttaaataAATGTTTGTGTTGA
- a CDS encoding apicoplast import protein Tic20, putative, which translates to MFKFLSSILICFVLLLTNISCFVNDRNIKIYNVIKKSSNISIHNKNIINKRSVNLMVFKKYDKNKYPIKYLKKTQLNASVDNKSNFAFYGETNVTIFDKLMASTAYILPFMDAVQAYMMPLLNMLPFHLHKYLFLIEKFNNIYMSIPFSSFGTFMGLYFMFVKENKFKFHYFIKYHHMQGLILSMFGYALALFYFRVFPYSYNDTDIFNLTVLYSSMSIYFGSLIIPFMASLLGYYIEIPVISEAIKLHIGDKKKKENTDL; encoded by the exons atgtttaaatttttgtcatctattttaatatgttttgttttgttGCTTACGAATATATCATGTTTTGTAAATgatagaaatataaaaatttacaatGTGATTAAAAAGAGTAGCAATATTTCTATAcacaacaaaaatataattaacaaAAGGAGTGTAAATTTGATggtctttaaaaaatatgataaaaataaatatcctataaaatatttaaagaaaacACAACTTAATGCATCAGTAGATAATAAATCGAATTTTGCATTTTATGGCGAAACAAATGTAAcaatatttgataaattgATGGCATCGACTGCTTATATTTTACCATTTATGGATGCAGTACAA GCATATATGATGCCACTCTTAAATATGCTACCATTTCATTTACACAA GtacctttttttaattgaaaaatttaacaacatatatatgtccATTCCATTCTCTTCCTTTGGAACCTTCATgggtttatattttatgtttgtTAAAGAAAACAAATTCAAATTTCACTACTTTATTAAATATCACCACATGCAG GGGCTAATATTGTCCATGTTTGGATATGCCTTAgccttattttattttcgagtttttccatattcatataatgatacagatatatttaatttaacaGTTTTATATTCAAGTATGTCCATTTATTTTGGATCATTAATTATTCCTTTCATGGCTTCTTTATTGGGATA CTACATCGAAATACCAGTTATTTCTGAAGCCATCAAGTTGCACATTGGggataaaaagaaaaaagaaaatacagacttataa